DNA sequence from the Methanolobus sp. ZRKC5 genome:
GGTCCATGGAGTTGTGGTCCATATGACAACAAAAGTGTTCTCTTCACCGTTTATCTTGAATTTGACAAATATGGAAGGATCTTTGCGTTCCTCGTACTCGACTTCAGAATCTGCAATTGCCGTTTCGCAGCGCGGACACCAGTTGACCACACGTTTTCCCAGCTCCAGTAAATTTTTATCCTGGGCCTGCTTGAGGGTCCACCAGGCAGCCTCAATGTACTCATCCTTGAGTGTCATATAAGGATCTTCCCAATCAAGCCATGCACCAAGCATCTGGAATTGACCGGTCATATCATCCTTCTGAGTAAGAGCAAATTCCTTACATTTCTCGATGAAATTGCCAACACCATATGCCTCAATATCCTTCTTGGAGGTAAAACCAAGGGCACCTTCCACTTTAACCTCTATTGGAAGTCCATGCATATCCCAGCCTGCACGGTCAATGATATCATGGCCGTTCATGGAACGATATCTTAAAATGGAGTCTTTGATTATCTTATTCCAGGCAGTCCCCAGATGTATATGCCCAGTGGTATATGGTGGACCGTCCACGAAAAAGAACTTTTTTCCACCCTTTCTGTGCTCACGTACCTTGGAATAGGCATCGACCTCTGTCCAGAAATCATGTACCTTCTTCTCTATTTTCTGTGGGTCGTATTGATTGGTGATCTCCTCTATCATACGGATTCTCCATGCTTAAAACTTGATTGTAAATATAACTGTAATAGTAAGTGTGCTATTTCTACTGCAATATTCAATTTAAATATATTGCATCGGGATAAACCTTTTCTCTTCATGTGATTGAATTTGTTTTCAACTAAGGGCTTCGTGAACTACCCCTCAGCTAAAGACTCAGGGGTTTTTCGCTCCAAATTATAAAAAAAGAAGGTAACTATTCAGCCTGATAAAAACGCTATCAATAACAATCTTGACAAAAAGTTGAAACGTAAATTTCATTAGAATCATTTATTTTGATTGTTGCTATTGATTGCTTTTTTGATTGTTAGATTGTTAGTGAGCAGACATCTCTATTTCGATGAAATCAGTACCAATAGGCAAATCGTGCCAGGCTGAATAGTTACAAAAGAAGTAACTATTCAGCCTGATAAAAACACTATCAATAGCAATCTTGACAAAAAGTTGAGACCTACATTTTATTAGGATCATTAATTTTGATTGTTGCCATTGATTGCTTTTTTGATTCTTAGGTTGTTAGTGAGCAAACATCTCCGTTTTGATTAAATCAGTATCAATAGGCTAATTGTGGTAGGCTGAATAGTTACAAAAAGAAATAAAAGCCAGATATCCATGAAGGATATCAGAGCTCTTTCACAAGGCGGAAACCAATATAATTCTTGTGGCTTCCATCACCGATACTATCCCTGTCAGATGAACGGCAGTTTGATTCTGCATTTTCCCAGCTTCCACCACGGATCACTCTTCTGTCAACCCCACCTGTCCATTCACTTCCATCGGTTGGTGCTTTCTGGTAGTTGCTGTGGTATTCATCAGCCACCCATTCAGCGATATTGCCATGCACATCGTAAAGACCCCATGGATTTGCTTCCTTCATACCAACTGGGCGTGTTTTGTCTTCAGAATTATCATCATACCAGCCATAACCCACCAGCATAGATTCATCATCACCAAATGAGAAAGCCGTATCTGTACCAGCCTTAGCTGCATATTCCCATTCAGCTTCAGTAGGCAGACGATATGTGTCAGTATCTTCCATTTTATTGAGCTTATCAATGAATTTATTAGCATCAACCCAGGAAACTTTCTCAACAGGCAGATCAGCACCTTCAAAGTAAGATGGATTGGTGCTCATTACTTCATCCCATTGCTCCTGAGTTACCTCATAAATACCCATATAGAAGTCATTTCCAATAGTTACCTCATGTACAGGCCTCTCATCTTTGTCACTGTACAATTCATCTTCCAGTGCACCCATGAGGAAAGATCCTTCTGGAATTTTCACAAATTGCATTCCAATTGAATTGGTAAAGCTAGTATCGTCGACCTCTATTTCCTCGGGGACAGAATCAACTTCTGCGAGCTCCTCATTTTCTTCATCGGTAACGTCATCTCCGGAATCAGTACAGCCACTACCAATGACCGCAACCATAAGGATGACACCCATAATAATTGTCATGTATAATTTTTTGTTCATAGACCTATCCTCTTACGTATAACAACCTAAACAATATTGGATTTTATTCCTGCACTCAATTTAAGTTCTTTGGTTTGTGCTCTGTGCAAGAATGAAAAATAAGAAATATAGTCAATTAATTAGAAAAAGCACCATTTACATAATAAAGTTGATAGGCACCCTTTTGTTGGATAAAGAGGTACCTCATAAAACTCCAAACACCCGCACAAGCAAGTTTGTCCAACTTATATTGATAACACTAGTTGCTGATAGATTCTGCTTTTCTCTCAAGAAGTATATCTTTGCACCTTTGTAAATCCTCAACTGTATTGATATTGAGTGCCAGTTCAATATTATCCAGTACAAGGCTTACATAATCCTGTTCATGATCAACATCATTACCGTCCATTATATTGATCCCTGAAGGAACTATCAATTCCCCTTTCCCCTCCCAGTTAAAAACCGTATCGGGACGGATGCCAAGACTTTTACAAACACATATGGGGGAAAAAATCGACATTGCCGGTTTCCCACATGTCTTATACTCTTTTATTACCTTTTCAAGAAGCTCTGGTGTCAAAAGAGGCAGGTCTGCCATAAGAATAAGAAGCGGGTCCGTGATACAAGCAGCCTTTACTGCATACACCATATCACCCACATAATTACCTCCACCCGTTGGAATCACCATTACCTTGCCATCATACTTTTCCTGGATAAAGGATGCGGTCCTGGGGGTTGCAGGGGAAACAGCAACATATATGTCACCAATGCTCCCAGTCCTTTGCAGAGTATCGATCACATAAGTGATGAGAGGCTTTCCCAGTAGTTCAACACAGGGTTTTTCACCCATATCAAGCCTGCTTCCAAATCCCCCTGCCATTATTATAGCGTCCAAATAATACCTCCATACATTAATGTCAATGTGATGGTCATCAATGCCACTATCCTTCCGATCTCATTGGAAGCACCAATGACATCACCATTGACACCACCAAAATGCCTGTTGCTTACGTTAAGTAATATCAGTGTTGCTGCAATCGCTGCTATGAATGGGATGATACCGACAATTCCAAGACCAAAATAAAAAGATGAGCCAAGGCAGGCAATACTACCAATTACAAAACCTATAAGATATTTAGGTACTGTGGTTTTGTTCACGAGTATAGAACCCAGTCCTTCATGGATAGGTTTACCAAATGCTGCAATTGTCAGCATAGACTGCATTGCACTTACCTCAGATACGAACATTGCAAAGAAGAATATGCGTGCTACATCTGCAGTAGTTGAATACAGAACAATGGATTCACCATAAAGTGATGTAAGGGTCGCGTAGAATGCAATGATAATAAGAGCTGCATATGCTACCCCTCCTATCCCCAGAGACATATCCTTCAGAGCTTTCAATTTCTTTTCCACTGAACCGTGGGCTGTCAGACCATCACCAAGATCAGCTATCCCATCCAGATGATTCAGACCGGTAATATAGTAAACAAAAGCAATGATAAGTACTGCGCTTATGGAAATTGGCAGAAAGCTTATGAGAATATAGGCTACGACACCCATCAATAGACCAAGTACGATACCTACGACCAGATGCAGGTAAGTTCTTTTGAAGAACTCATCAAGACCCTCCATGGTGATTCCCACGGGGATGGTTGACAGGAATCCGAAGCTGGAACGAAGAGCTAATAAAAACCCGGTCATCCTGCTATCACATCACTTTTGTTTTTCAGGTCTTTTTTTTCTTCTTTCTTAGTTTTACCGGATGAAAGTGCCGATTCTGCCATGGCTCTTGTATACATACTAGCAGATACACCACCGATAAGCCCACCTATTATATCGTCCATGAAAGGCCCAAGTTTTGAGAGAATGCCGGGTTTTTGCTTGTCAAAACGCACGAACTCGAACATTCCTTTGTCGCCACTGATATATTTGGAGATGCTCATGCCAAGAACCTCATCTGCAATTATGAAGGTCAGATCCTTTTCGTATGAACTTTTACTGATATTAGGTAATCTGCCTGCACGACCTTCTTTTTCAAGAAGTATCCCTGAATATACAAGCATACAGAGGTTTGCATCAAATAGGGCTATATTAAGTTCGTACAGGAATTTTTCCTCTGCAAGCTCCCTTGTTTCGATGCCCGGGTGTGGAACATATAACTCCAACGCAGTGTCAACAAGCATCTGAACAGTTATTCCTTCCTCTTCAAGGATATCAATGATATCCCTGGTGACATCACCTTCCAGTTCTTTAGACTGGTCTTTTTTCCGGTCTTCTGATTCTATATCCGATAATTTCATTGTTATCACTTTGGAGAGATTTGTCAAATTTAATTTCATCTGTCAATACTATGTCAAAATTATTAGTAAAGATACAATAATTGCAAATAATGATGCTACAAGAGTTATCCATGAGGTCAACTTGATGTCTTCGGAGACAGGATAAACGAAGCCTTCACCCAGTACATATGTATTAGGTTTTTCAAGCTTTATCCTTAGTGCACCTGCAACTGATGCCATGGGAAAACCTGAGTTTGGAGATGGGGTTTTCAAGCCATCTGCAAGTCCGCTTTTCAATGCACTTTTGTAATCCGGTACTTTGATCCCGCGATAAACTAATCTGATTGTCAGAGTTGCTGCAGAAATAAAGAGAACGGACAAACGGGCAGGCACCCAGTTGAGCACATCATCAAGCTTTGCAGAGAACCAGCCCATATCCCGGTGACGTTCATCCATGTACCCCACCATAGAATCAAGGGTACTTGTCGCTTTAAAAACATATGCTGCAATCAGTCCGAAAGGACCAAAGCATGCATAGAACAACAGTGGGGAAAGAATGCCATCTACATAGTTCTCTGATGTTGTTTCAATGATAGCCGACGATATATGGTTTTCATCCAGCTTTGATGTA
Encoded proteins:
- a CDS encoding formylglycine-generating enzyme family protein, producing MNKKLYMTIIMGVILMVAVIGSGCTDSGDDVTDEENEELAEVDSVPEEIEVDDTSFTNSIGMQFVKIPEGSFLMGALEDELYSDKDERPVHEVTIGNDFYMGIYEVTQEQWDEVMSTNPSYFEGADLPVEKVSWVDANKFIDKLNKMEDTDTYRLPTEAEWEYAAKAGTDTAFSFGDDESMLVGYGWYDDNSEDKTRPVGMKEANPWGLYDVHGNIAEWVADEYHSNYQKAPTDGSEWTGGVDRRVIRGGSWENAESNCRSSDRDSIGDGSHKNYIGFRLVKEL
- a CDS encoding NTP transferase domain-containing protein → MDAIIMAGGFGSRLDMGEKPCVELLGKPLITYVIDTLQRTGSIGDIYVAVSPATPRTASFIQEKYDGKVMVIPTGGGNYVGDMVYAVKAACITDPLLILMADLPLLTPELLEKVIKEYKTCGKPAMSIFSPICVCKSLGIRPDTVFNWEGKGELIVPSGINIMDGNDVDHEQDYVSLVLDNIELALNINTVEDLQRCKDILLERKAESISN
- the cobS gene encoding adenosylcobinamide-GDP ribazoletransferase; this encodes MTGFLLALRSSFGFLSTIPVGITMEGLDEFFKRTYLHLVVGIVLGLLMGVVAYILISFLPISISAVLIIAFVYYITGLNHLDGIADLGDGLTAHGSVEKKLKALKDMSLGIGGVAYAALIIIAFYATLTSLYGESIVLYSTTADVARIFFFAMFVSEVSAMQSMLTIAAFGKPIHEGLGSILVNKTTVPKYLIGFVIGSIACLGSSFYFGLGIVGIIPFIAAIAATLILLNVSNRHFGGVNGDVIGASNEIGRIVALMTITLTLMYGGIIWTL
- the cobZ gene encoding alpha-ribazole phosphatase CobZ; amino-acid sequence: MKLSDIESEDRKKDQSKELEGDVTRDIIDILEEEGITVQMLVDTALELYVPHPGIETRELAEEKFLYELNIALFDANLCMLVYSGILLEKEGRAGRLPNISKSSYEKDLTFIIADEVLGMSISKYISGDKGMFEFVRFDKQKPGILSKLGPFMDDIIGGLIGGVSASMYTRAMAESALSSGKTKKEEKKDLKNKSDVIAG
- a CDS encoding cobalamin biosynthesis protein, translating into MMLPVQADASELAIVLLLAYALDLVFCEPPAAIHPVVWMGKLIAIFKKNVPKTHRKLYGIFMGLSTILFGSLIAYLVLLFMGVENIPAPLRYIVAAYFLKATFAVRCLSGAADEVRKELDAGKLDGARQKLSMYVSRDTSKLDENHISSAIIETTSENYVDGILSPLLFYACFGPFGLIAAYVFKATSTLDSMVGYMDERHRDMGWFSAKLDDVLNWVPARLSVLFISAATLTIRLVYRGIKVPDYKSALKSGLADGLKTPSPNSGFPMASVAGALRIKLEKPNTYVLGEGFVYPVSEDIKLTSWITLVASLFAIIVSLLIILT